One window from the genome of Haloprofundus halobius encodes:
- a CDS encoding TATA-box-binding protein, producing the protein MTTPANSIEIQNVVASTGIGQELDLEALAEDLPGADFNPDNFPGLVYRTQNPKAAALIFRSGKIVCTGAKSIDDVHEALGIIFEKLRELSIPVEESPEITVQNIVSSADLGHNLNLNALAIGLGLEDVEYEPEQFPGLVYRMDHPEVVILLFGSGKIVITGGKRTDDAETAVEEIVERIQNLGLLG; encoded by the coding sequence ATGACGACGCCGGCAAACTCAATCGAGATTCAGAACGTAGTCGCATCGACTGGTATTGGACAGGAGCTCGACCTGGAGGCGCTCGCGGAAGACCTCCCCGGAGCCGACTTCAACCCCGACAACTTCCCCGGCCTCGTCTACCGGACGCAGAATCCGAAGGCGGCCGCGCTCATCTTCCGCTCCGGGAAAATCGTCTGTACGGGAGCCAAGAGCATAGACGACGTCCACGAAGCCCTCGGCATCATCTTCGAGAAGCTCCGAGAGTTGAGCATCCCCGTCGAGGAGAGCCCCGAGATCACGGTCCAGAACATCGTTTCGAGCGCCGACCTCGGACACAACCTCAACTTGAACGCGCTGGCCATCGGTCTCGGCCTCGAAGACGTCGAGTACGAACCCGAGCAGTTCCCTGGCCTCGTCTACCGGATGGACCACCCTGAAGTGGTCATCCTGCTCTTCGGAAGCGGAAAGATCGTCATCACCGGCGGAAAGCGGACCGACGACGCGGAGACCGCCGTCGAAGAGATTGTCGAGCGGATTCAGAACCTCGGTCTTCTGGGTTAG